GCCGCGGGCGATCAGGCTGTAGCAGCCGCCGCCCTCAAGGCCGCCCAGCCGGAACTGATGCGTGCCGCCACCAAGGGCGTGCTTCATTCCAACACGGCTTCCCGCAAGGTTTCGCGCCTCGCCGGCCGCGTGAAGGCGATGACGGCCTGATCGGCCCCGCCACAGAGCTATGCAATATTAGTAAAAGCCCGGTGCCTGCACCGGGCTTTTTCTTTGCTTTTCTGGCCCGGCCATGGTTAACGTGCAAGGCTCGATCGTGTCAAAAGAGTGACGAGAAAAATCCTTTAAATTCAGTTATTTGCGGGAGGTTGTCCCCTGCCGTTCGCCCTTTCGTTGCGGGAGTTTGACAGCTTCTGGAGTCAAGCGAATTTTTATTTTTTTCGTTTTCGGAGCCGCCCGAAAGCCACCCGAAAACAAAGCCATTGATTCGTAATGGATTCTCCCCCGAAGGGGCGA
The Shinella zoogloeoides DNA segment above includes these coding regions:
- the rpsT gene encoding 30S ribosomal protein S20 produces the protein MANTTSAKKATRKIAARTAVNKSRRSRVRNFIRKVEEAIAAGDQAVAAAALKAAQPELMRAATKGVLHSNTASRKVSRLAGRVKAMTA